The Infirmifilum lucidum DNA segment ATCGCACCGTGTTGTGGGACTATAGCCTCTACGTCCAGCCCTCTCACTCTGTTCAGCCAAGCCTGGATTGCCTTGTTGCCTGCCATGTACCTCCTGTGGAAAGGCTCCATGTACTGGACGTGCGCCTCGAAGTCCGCGACGAAGTCATAGTCCTGGCTCTCGGGCGTCAGGGAGGCAAATAAGTCGCCTGAGAAGAGCACTCTGGAGCAGGGGTCGTATATCTGGAAGTTTCCGGGGGAGTGGAGGAAGTGTGCGGGGACGAGTTTAAGGGTGCAGGCTCCTAGGGCTAGCTCGGCGCCGCTGTCCGGCACTGAGTAGAACCTCTCTGAGGGGTTTGTCTCTGCTGGGAACAGGTGTGGTATGAAGCGCGCCCAGACCTCTGGCAGGACGATTTTAGCGTTGGGCAGTGCCGTGTACCAGCTCGCCGCTGCTCCGACGATGTCAGGATCCTGGTGGGAGAAGAAGACGTACTTTATCTTGGGGGCTGGCACGACGAGCGAGATTTCGGAGACGAGCTTCGGGAACACGACGCGCCCGGAGGGGTCTGCCAGCAGGCCTTCACCCGAGTCGGCTATTACAAGCTGGTTGGCCTGTACGTAGCCCCTAGGCGTGAAGCCTCTGAAAACAACGACCTTATGCTTTTCATCAGTGTACAGCGGTATCATTGGCCAGTAAATCCACTTATCCTTTATAAACTATGCCTCGTGGCCTTCTAGGAAATTAAACCCTTGCCCTCTGGTGTTCTTGTCTTGACCCTTGCCTTGGCGCTGGTTTATGCGCATCTGTTTACAGAATATTATTTATTTTTCTGGTGGAATCTTTAAATGTGCGTTTGAAAGAGCACCCTGTACTGGAGTTCAGGCGGGGTAGACCCGTCTACTTCAGGTTCAATGGAGGGATTGTAGAGGGCTACGAGGGCGAGAGTGTCCTCGCGGCTCTCTGGGCTAGCGGCGTCAGGAGCGTGAAGAGAGGCGCGCCCCTGCAGGGCCCTTACTGCATGATCGGCTACTGCTCCGGTTGCATGGCTAGGGTCGATGGGCGCCCGCACGTGCGTACATGCCTAGAGCCCGTCAGAGGCGGGTTAGTGGTGGAGGAGGAGGAGCAGGGCCTTCCCCCCGTGGCTCCGGCGAGCGCTGTAGAGGAGGGGCCCGAGAGAGTAGACACTGACGTGATAGTCGTCGGTAGCGGCCCTGCAGGGCTCTCGGCGGCTATAGCTGCTGCTGAGAGTGGTTTGAAGGTCGACGTGTTCGAGAGACACTTCAAGCCCGGCGGGCAGCTCCTGAAGCAGACGCACAAGTTCTTCGGGTCGGGGGAGCTCTTCGGGGGGCTTAGAGGCTTCCAGATAGCTGAAAGACTTATCTCCCGCGCCGAGTCACTTGGCGTCAACATCCATACCCGGGCTAGCGTGATCGGGTGGTTTAGGGAGGGCGTTTTTGCCGTCGTGAAGGACGGGAGGCTCGTCCTAGTCAAGCCGAGGGCAGTCATAGTCTCCACGGGAGCGGTTGAGAGGTTTCTAGCATTCCCTGGGAACACTCTGCCGGGCGTCATGGGGGCTGGCGCGGCCCAGACTCTCATGAACGAGTACGGAGTGAAGCCGGGGGAGAGAGCTGTCGTTGTGGGCGCCGGGAATGTTGGCTTGATAGTGTCCTACCAGTTGCTCCAGGCCGGGGTGGAGGTTCTCGCAGTAGTGGAGATTATGAGGGAGATCGGCGGGTGGCTCGTACACGCCGCGAAGCTTAGGCGGTACGGTGTCCCGATACTGACGCATCATACTGTGGTGAGGGCAGAGGGCAGGGAGAGAGTGGAGAAAGTCGTTGTCGCCGAGCTCGACGACAAGATGCAGCCCATCCAGGGGACTGAGAAGGTCTTTAGCGCTGACCTACTACTCCTAGCTGTTGGGCTCACGCCAGAGGCTAGGCTCCTCGCGGAGATGGGTGCGAAGATGATTTGGTCGAGCGAGTTAGGGGGGTACGTGCCGTACAGGACAAGGTACATGGAGACGAGCATACCGGGCGTCTACGTGGCTGGCGACGCATCGGGCATAGAGGAGGCGACTACGGCAATCCTCACTGGCCGGATCGCAGGGTACTCAGCGGCAATCAGGCTACTGGGCATGCGCGAGGACATCGTTTCGAGACGCGAGGAAGCTATTAGGATGCTCCAGGAGACGAGGGGTACGCCGTTCTCCGCGAAGGTGGTAAGGGGGCTAGAGAGGGTGGTGGTTAGTGGGGTATAGGTCTAGGGGGTACGTCGAGTACGAGGAACTGGTTAAAGCCGGTTTTGTGCCTCCGGGAGAAGTCTTCGAGGGCAGGGTTGTGGCGGTAACCGAGTGCATCGAGGAAATACCGTGTAACGTCTGCCAGTCCCTATGCCCAGTCAAGGCGATTGAGGTCGAGGGGCTTAGGGGTAGGCCGAGAATTGACTGGTCGAAGTGCATTGGCTGTGGTGTTTGCGTCGGTGGGTGCCCCGGCCAGGCGATGTTCCTCGTGGGCAGGGATAGCAATGGGTACGTTGTCGGCTTGCCTTACGAGTTCCTGCCGAGGCCCAGGAGAGGTGACGTCGTCGAGCTCCTGAACCGGAGAGGAGAGCCTGTGGGCAGGGGTGAGGTACTACGGGTCTTCGAGATGAACAAGACTTTAGTCGTGTACGTGAGAGTTCCGGGTGAGCTGTTATGGGAGGTGAGGAGCATACGGGTGAAGTGAAGGCCTACATCTGCATGTGCGAGAAAGTGGCCGTGGAGGACGTTGACAGGGCCCTGGAGGAGGGCATAACGGATCTGGAGTCCCTCAAGAGGAAATTACGCGTCGGCATGGGCCCCTGCCAGGGCAGGTTCTGCATACCCATCCTGATATCGTACGTGGGCCGGAGGCTCGGCGTTCCTCCAGAGAAACTCGCCTACCCCACTGTTAGGCCACCGCTCGAGCCTGTCCCTGCTAGGGTCTTCCTCCAGGTGAGGGGGCGTGAAATATAGCGTCGTAATAGTGGGCGGCGGGATAACAGGGCTCTCGGTCGCCTACAGCCTGGCTCTCAGGGGGGTCGAGGGGATAGCCGTGATCGAGAGGAACTACCTGGGCTCGGGCTCTACGTTCAGGTGCGCTGGGGGCATTAGGGCAAGCTTTACGAGCCGCGAGCACATAGTCCTGATGAGGAGGAGCATAGAGCTTTGGGGCAAGCTCGCGGAGGATCTTGGAGTGAAGTACTCGAGGAGCGGATACTTGTGGCTCTCCTCAACCGAGAAGGGTCTCGAGAAGCTCAAGAGCTACATGAGGATACACAACGAGAATGGTGTCCCGACGCGGCTCGTAGACGAGAGTTTCATACGGGAGGTAGCGCCATACGTTAGCACTGAGAGACTCGTGGGGGCTCTCTTCGACCCTCTAGCAGGCAAGGCGAGCCCCTTCGACACCGTATACAAGCTGTACTCGGCCTCGCGTAGACTGGGCGTCGAGATCAGGGTAGGGGAGAGCGCCGTGAGAGTAGAAGTTAGTAACAGTGCAGTGGAAGGCGTGCAGACAGATAGAGGCTATCTAAGCGCAGAGACGGTTGTCCTAGCTACTGGGCCATATATCAACGAGCTCTTAGAGCCTCTAGGCGTCAACCCTCACGTCTCCCCCGTCCCCCACCACGCTGCTATAACAGAAGAATTCGGGAGGCTCTTCGACCCGCTGATAATAGACTTCGAGAGCGGCGCCTATGCAGTTCAGACTTTCCACGGAAACGTCCTGATGGGCGTTGAGATCCCCGAGGAGCCATTCTCGCCGCTAGATGTGAAGCTGGAGTTCCTCTGGAAGGTGGTTAGAGAGTGGTCCAAGTGGCTCCCCTGGCTACCCGACGTGAACATACTCAGGTACTGGCCCGGCTACTACGAGGTCACGCCCGACCACCACCCCATACTGGGACCCGTCGACGCCTTCCAAGGGCTATACGTCGCGTCTGGGTTCAGCGGCCACGGTTTCATGATGGGGCCTGTAGTCGGTGAGGTCATGGCAGACTGGATAGTGAAAGGCAGGCCCGGGATACCGGAGGCCAAGAACCTGACCCTGGATAGGTTTGAGCGCGGGGAGCTAATACACGAGCTCGCCGTGATAGGCTAGGCAATCTTTTTATTCCAAGCTCTCCCCATTTCAGGGGGCACTTGTAATGAGAGCTACTCTGCTCTACAAGCTCTACCTCATAGCAAGGGCTAAGCTAGAGGGAAGGAGGATCGCCCTCGTCGACGAGGGAGACCCAGACGGCATCGTGAGTGGGGCCCTCTTCAGGATGAAGTACCCAGACGGTGTAGTCGTCCTGGCCTACCCCACAGAGGCCCAGAAGAGTGTGCTAATAAGGTCTGTTAAGTGGGACTTCGTAGCAGACCTCCCGTGCCCCGGGAGAGCAGTGCTCCGAGCTGACCACCACCTAACCAACCCACCCTGTGCCGAGAGAGAGTTCTACGACCCTAGCGCCCCCGCGTCGGCTGTTCTGGCGCTAAAAGCTCTAGAGCTGGACGGCAACGCTGCAGCCTCGAAGCTCGCCAGCCTCGCCGTCGAGACTGATACCGCAAACATCGTATCCCAGGAAGCTATGGAGTTAGAAGCAGCGGTTAAAGGCGCTGACTACCGCGGAAAGCTCTACCTAATAGCCCTCCTAGCCGCTAGAGGCCTAGAGGCCCTGAAAGATGAGAGAATTAGGGGCTTCATCGAGAGGTACGGCAAGAGCAGGGGCAAGACGGAGGAAGTAGCTAAAGCCCTAAGCCCGCCCCCTAGAGAGGCTATCGTGATATTCACGAGGGACGAGAGGATAGCCTACAGGTACCTAACAATACTGTTAGAAAAAGCTGGAGCTGAGTTCACGTTTGTACTGGTGCCGAAGGGCTTCTTCAAGTACAGGGTGTACGTAGGGGCCAGGCCCTCCTCTAAGTACAACGCCGCGAGCATAGCCTCGAGGCTCGGCGGCGGGGGGCACAAGTACGCGGCTGGCGCTACCTTCAGGGCGCTCGGCATCAAGGGCGCGTTGGAGAAGGTTCTGCCCGTCCTGAAAGAAGAGCTCAACAGCAACGAGATAGAGGCCGTTGTCGTGAGCAACGGCAACATGAGGAAGAGTATACTCTAGCCGGCCATGCCCGCCATCTACGTCACGGGCCTCCTGCCCGACTCCCGCGGCAAGACCTCCCTCGCGATGCTCCTCGCCAAGTCGCTAGCCGACGTCGGCGTCCCGGCATCTTTCTCGAAGCCCGTAGCGATAGTGGACACGGCAACCGACCACGAGCTAGTGCCAGACTGGCTTGAGAGCGGTGCACTCTACCCTAGAGAGTGGGTTGTAGCTAGGGAGGCAGGGTTCAAGTGGAGGCTCGAGGACGTTAACCCGCTGCTCCTGCTCACCGCCCCCTTCGACATAAGCCTGTTTTTCCGCGAGAGCGTCCCCTCCGCGCTGCTTGCCTACGAGGAGGATCTGGCGAGGAGGACTGCCCTGGCGCGGGCTTACAGACCCGCTGGCGAGAGCTACTCGATGGACGTGGTGTTGAACGCGTGGGCCCTTAAACGGAGGGTTCTGCTCGTGAATGACCGGCTCATTAAAAGAGCTTCCAGCCACTCAGGGAGGATTCTCGAGACGGAGAGCCTGGAGACGTTCAGGGGGATTATTGTTGGCGCGATGAGGGATTCCGTGGAACTTGCTCTCAAAAATCTCAAGAGGAAAAGTGTAGCTCAGGTGCTAGAGGGGGTCTCGGACTGGCTCTTCGCGGGCCTCAAGTGCGAGCTCGTGGTAGCCGTGTACAGGGGCCAAGCCGCACTCTTTGACGGCGTAAAGGTTGCCCGTGCACTCGAAGTAGTGTCGCACGGGGCGGCCTACGAGAGGTTTAGAGCAGTACTGAGCCTCGTATCGCCGTTTGACGTCGTGAAGTTCACACCGCCGCTGCCCGGCGAGAGCCTAGAGAGCGCTGTTGAGAAAAATAGCGAGTTAGAGCAAAAAATAACGGATTACTTGGTAGAGAAAAACGTCAAGCCTGGTGGCTAGAGTTTCTTAACCATAATTACGTCGTCCTCGTAGGCCGAGAGAGCTTCCACAAGATCCCAGTAGACCCTGTCCCTCTCTCTGAAGAGGCTATAGCCCAAGCTACTGAAAAGACCCTGTGAAGCCTTGTTGCTTTCCACAGTGCTGGCGGCACTGTACATGCACCTCTCGCGCCGGAAGAACTCCTCGGCTTCCAGCACGAGCCTCTTGCCGATGCCC contains these protein-coding regions:
- a CDS encoding FAD-dependent oxidoreductase, whose protein sequence is MRLKEHPVLEFRRGRPVYFRFNGGIVEGYEGESVLAALWASGVRSVKRGAPLQGPYCMIGYCSGCMARVDGRPHVRTCLEPVRGGLVVEEEEQGLPPVAPASAVEEGPERVDTDVIVVGSGPAGLSAAIAAAESGLKVDVFERHFKPGGQLLKQTHKFFGSGELFGGLRGFQIAERLISRAESLGVNIHTRASVIGWFREGVFAVVKDGRLVLVKPRAVIVSTGAVERFLAFPGNTLPGVMGAGAAQTLMNEYGVKPGERAVVVGAGNVGLIVSYQLLQAGVEVLAVVEIMREIGGWLVHAAKLRRYGVPILTHHTVVRAEGRERVEKVVVAELDDKMQPIQGTEKVFSADLLLLAVGLTPEARLLAEMGAKMIWSSELGGYVPYRTRYMETSIPGVYVAGDASGIEEATTAILTGRIAGYSAAIRLLGMREDIVSRREEAIRMLQETRGTPFSAKVVRGLERVVVSGV
- a CDS encoding NAD(P)/FAD-dependent oxidoreductase, with product MKYSVVIVGGGITGLSVAYSLALRGVEGIAVIERNYLGSGSTFRCAGGIRASFTSREHIVLMRRSIELWGKLAEDLGVKYSRSGYLWLSSTEKGLEKLKSYMRIHNENGVPTRLVDESFIREVAPYVSTERLVGALFDPLAGKASPFDTVYKLYSASRRLGVEIRVGESAVRVEVSNSAVEGVQTDRGYLSAETVVLATGPYINELLEPLGVNPHVSPVPHHAAITEEFGRLFDPLIIDFESGAYAVQTFHGNVLMGVEIPEEPFSPLDVKLEFLWKVVREWSKWLPWLPDVNILRYWPGYYEVTPDHHPILGPVDAFQGLYVASGFSGHGFMMGPVVGEVMADWIVKGRPGIPEAKNLTLDRFERGELIHELAVIG
- a CDS encoding (2Fe-2S)-binding protein, which translates into the protein MGGEEHTGEVKAYICMCEKVAVEDVDRALEEGITDLESLKRKLRVGMGPCQGRFCIPILISYVGRRLGVPPEKLAYPTVRPPLEPVPARVFLQVRGREI
- a CDS encoding 4Fe-4S binding protein, which translates into the protein MGYRSRGYVEYEELVKAGFVPPGEVFEGRVVAVTECIEEIPCNVCQSLCPVKAIEVEGLRGRPRIDWSKCIGCGVCVGGCPGQAMFLVGRDSNGYVVGLPYEFLPRPRRGDVVELLNRRGEPVGRGEVLRVFEMNKTLVVYVRVPGELLWEVRSIRVK
- a CDS encoding DHH family phosphoesterase, translating into MRATLLYKLYLIARAKLEGRRIALVDEGDPDGIVSGALFRMKYPDGVVVLAYPTEAQKSVLIRSVKWDFVADLPCPGRAVLRADHHLTNPPCAEREFYDPSAPASAVLALKALELDGNAAASKLASLAVETDTANIVSQEAMELEAAVKGADYRGKLYLIALLAARGLEALKDERIRGFIERYGKSRGKTEEVAKALSPPPREAIVIFTRDERIAYRYLTILLEKAGAEFTFVLVPKGFFKYRVYVGARPSSKYNAASIASRLGGGGHKYAAGATFRALGIKGALEKVLPVLKEELNSNEIEAVVVSNGNMRKSIL
- a CDS encoding oxygen-binding di-iron domain-containing protein, which gives rise to MIPLYTDEKHKVVVFRGFTPRGYVQANQLVIADSGEGLLADPSGRVVFPKLVSEISLVVPAPKIKYVFFSHQDPDIVGAAASWYTALPNAKIVLPEVWARFIPHLFPAETNPSERFYSVPDSGAELALGACTLKLVPAHFLHSPGNFQIYDPCSRVLFSGDLFASLTPESQDYDFVADFEAHVQYMEPFHRRYMAGNKAIQAWLNRVRGLDVEAIVPQHGAIIRGRENVQKALRWLEQLKCGIDLL